From Diceros bicornis minor isolate mBicDic1 chromosome 17, mDicBic1.mat.cur, whole genome shotgun sequence, the proteins below share one genomic window:
- the FOXM1 gene encoding forkhead box protein M1 isoform X4 → MKTSPRRPLILKRRRLPLPVQNAPGETSEAEPKKAPAQQEPGQAQASKEVAESNSCKFPAGIKIINHPTMPDTQVVAVPNNANIQSIITALTAKGKESGSSGPNKFILISCGGAPTHPPGPQPQAQTSNDPNRTKVITNTLGPKPAARDVNLPRPPGALPGQRWESCAGGEAAGCTLDNSLTNIQWLGKMSSDGLGSCSIKQEVEEKENHHLEQSQVKVEEPPGASASWQDSMSERPPYSYMAMIQFAINSTERKRMTLKDIYTWIEDHFPYFKHIAKPGWKNSIRHNLSLHDMFVRETSANGKVSFWTIHPSANRFLTLDQVFKPLDPGSPQSPEHLESQQKRPNPELRRNVTIKTELPLGARRKMKPLLPRVSSYLVPIQFPVNQSLVLQPSVKVPLPLAASLMSSELARHSKRVRIAPKLLGFQSWLRRSPPPSDCTCSLLDSLSGFVWFSFFCLSLCIRYKIDINFIFSQMDANYGSTILNVLSFTLGIELPSSSYIPILSSC, encoded by the exons ATGAAAACTAGCCCCCGTCGGCCACTGATTCTCAAAAGACGGAGGCTGCCCCTTCCTGTTCAAAATGCCCCAGGTGAAACATCAGAAGCTGAGCCTAAGAAGGCCCCTGCCCAACAAGAGCCTGGTCAAGCGCAGGCCTCCAAGGAGGTGGCAGAGTCCAACTCTTGCAAGTTTCCGGCTGGGATCAAGATTATTAACCACCCCACCATGCCCGACACCCAAGTGGTGGCCGTCCCCAACAATGCCAATATCCAGAGCATCATCACAGCATTGACGGCCAAAGGAAAAGAGAGTGGCAGCAGTGGGCCCAACAAATTCATCCTCATCAGCTGTGGGGGAGCCCCCACTCACCCCCCaggaccccagcctcaagcccaaaCCAGCAATGATCCCAACAGGACAAAAGTGATCACCAACACCCTGGGACCAAAGCCTGCAGCTAGGGATGTGAATCTTCCTAGACCACCTGGAGCCCTTCCTGGGCAGAGATGGGAGAGCTGTG CTGGCGGTGAGGCAGCAGGCTGCACTCTCGACAACAGCTTGACCAACATCCAGTGGCTTGGAAAGATGAGCTCTGATGGACTGGGCTCCTGCAGCATCAAGCAagaggtggaggagaaggagaatcaTCACCTGGAGCAGAGTCAGGTTAAG GTTGAGGAACCCCCAGGAGCATCAGCATCCTGGCAGGACTCCATGTCTGAGCGGCCACCATACTCTTACATGGCCATGATACAATTCGCCATCAACAGCACCGAGAGGAAGCGCATGACCTTGAAAGACATCTACACTTGGATCGAGGACCACTTCCCTTATTTTAAACACATTGCCAAGCCAGGCTGGAAG aaTTCCATTCGCCACAACCTTTCCCTCCATGACATGTTTGTTCGGGAGACGTCTGCCAATGGCAAGGTCTCCTTTTGGACCATTCACCCCAGTGCCAATCGCTTCTTGACGTTGGACCAGGTGTTTAAG CCACTGGACCCAGGGTCTCCACAATCGCCCGAGCACTTGGAATCA CAGCAGAAGCGACCCAATCCTGAGCTCCGCCGGAACGTGACCATCAAAACTGAACTCCCACTGGGCGCAC GGCGGAAGATGAAGCCACTGCTACCACGAGTCAGCTCGTACCTGGTGCCCATCCAGTTCCCAGTGAACCAGTCACTGGTCTTGCAGCCCTCGGTAAAGGTGCCATTGCCTCTGGCAGCTTCACTCATGAGCTCAGAGCTTGCCCGCCATAGCAAGCGAGTCCGTATTGCCCCCAAG CTTCTGGGTTTCCAGTCTTGGTTAAGAAGGTCACCCCCACCCTCAGATTGTACATGTAGTCTCCTAGATTCTCTTTCAGGATTTGtatggttttcatttttctgtttaagTCTCTGTATACGGTATAAAATAGACatcaatttcattttctctcagaTGGATGCTAATTATGGCAGCACCATATTAAATGTTCTATCTTTTACCCTTGGAATTGAACTACCATCTTCATCATATATTCCCATATTAAGTAGTTGTTAA
- the FOXM1 gene encoding forkhead box protein M1 isoform X1, with product MKTSPRRPLILKRRRLPLPVQNAPGETSEAEPKKAPAQQEPGQAQASKEVAESNSCKFPAGIKIINHPTMPDTQVVAVPNNANIQSIITALTAKGKESGSSGPNKFILISCGGAPTHPPGPQPQAQTSNDPNRTKVITNTLGPKPAARDVNLPRPPGALPGQRWESCAGGEAAGCTLDNSLTNIQWLGKMSSDGLGSCSIKQEVEEKENHHLEQSQVKVEEPPGASASWQDSMSERPPYSYMAMIQFAINSTERKRMTLKDIYTWIEDHFPYFKHIAKPGWKNSIRHNLSLHDMFVRETSANGKVSFWTIHPSANRFLTLDQVFKPLDPGSPQSPEHLESQQKRPNPELRRNVTIKTELPLGARRKMKPLLPRVSSYLVPIQFPVNQSLVLQPSVKVPLPLAASLMSSELARHSKRVRIAPKVLLADEGIAPLPTTGPVKDEELLLGEGLSPLLPVQSIKEEEIQPGEETPHLGRPIKVESPPLEEWPSPSPSVKEELSRSWEDSSHSPTPRPKKSYSGLKSPARCVSEMLVIKRRERREMSRSRRKQHLLPPCLDEPELLFSEGPGTSRQAPELTFPAESSESASQLGYSQEEGGPFKTPRKETLPISSTPSKSVLPVTPESWRLTPPAKGEGLDFSPVRTPQSAFGPLPDSLGLTDLSTTPLKSIPLFDSPRELLNSEPFDLTSDPFRSCSPSDMEVPKPGPPEPQVASLSANRSLTEGLVLDTMNDSLSKILLDISFPGLEEDPLGPDSVSWAQFIPELR from the exons ATGAAAACTAGCCCCCGTCGGCCACTGATTCTCAAAAGACGGAGGCTGCCCCTTCCTGTTCAAAATGCCCCAGGTGAAACATCAGAAGCTGAGCCTAAGAAGGCCCCTGCCCAACAAGAGCCTGGTCAAGCGCAGGCCTCCAAGGAGGTGGCAGAGTCCAACTCTTGCAAGTTTCCGGCTGGGATCAAGATTATTAACCACCCCACCATGCCCGACACCCAAGTGGTGGCCGTCCCCAACAATGCCAATATCCAGAGCATCATCACAGCATTGACGGCCAAAGGAAAAGAGAGTGGCAGCAGTGGGCCCAACAAATTCATCCTCATCAGCTGTGGGGGAGCCCCCACTCACCCCCCaggaccccagcctcaagcccaaaCCAGCAATGATCCCAACAGGACAAAAGTGATCACCAACACCCTGGGACCAAAGCCTGCAGCTAGGGATGTGAATCTTCCTAGACCACCTGGAGCCCTTCCTGGGCAGAGATGGGAGAGCTGTG CTGGCGGTGAGGCAGCAGGCTGCACTCTCGACAACAGCTTGACCAACATCCAGTGGCTTGGAAAGATGAGCTCTGATGGACTGGGCTCCTGCAGCATCAAGCAagaggtggaggagaaggagaatcaTCACCTGGAGCAGAGTCAGGTTAAG GTTGAGGAACCCCCAGGAGCATCAGCATCCTGGCAGGACTCCATGTCTGAGCGGCCACCATACTCTTACATGGCCATGATACAATTCGCCATCAACAGCACCGAGAGGAAGCGCATGACCTTGAAAGACATCTACACTTGGATCGAGGACCACTTCCCTTATTTTAAACACATTGCCAAGCCAGGCTGGAAG aaTTCCATTCGCCACAACCTTTCCCTCCATGACATGTTTGTTCGGGAGACGTCTGCCAATGGCAAGGTCTCCTTTTGGACCATTCACCCCAGTGCCAATCGCTTCTTGACGTTGGACCAGGTGTTTAAG CCACTGGACCCAGGGTCTCCACAATCGCCCGAGCACTTGGAATCA CAGCAGAAGCGACCCAATCCTGAGCTCCGCCGGAACGTGACCATCAAAACTGAACTCCCACTGGGCGCAC GGCGGAAGATGAAGCCACTGCTACCACGAGTCAGCTCGTACCTGGTGCCCATCCAGTTCCCAGTGAACCAGTCACTGGTCTTGCAGCCCTCGGTAAAGGTGCCATTGCCTCTGGCAGCTTCACTCATGAGCTCAGAGCTTGCCCGCCATAGCAAGCGAGTCCGTATTGCCCCCAAG GTGCTGCTGGCCGATGAGGGGATAGCCCCTCTGCCCACCACAGGACCAGTGAAAGACGAGGAACTCCTGCTTGGAGAAGGGCTGTCTCCTCTGCTTCCAGTTCAGTCCATCAAGGAGGAAGAAATCCAGCCTGGGGAGGAAACGCCACACCTAGGGAGGCCCATCAAAGTGGAGAGCCCACCCTTGGAAGAGTGGCCCTCGCCATCCCCATCTGTCAAAGAGGAGTTGTCTCGCTCCTGGGAGGATTCATCCCACTCCCCCACTCCAAGGCCCAAGAAATCCTACAGTGGGCTCAAGTCCCCAGCCCGGTGTGTCTCTGAAATGCTCGTGATTAAAcgaagggagaggagggagatgagCCGGTCTCGAAGGAAACAGCATCTACTGCCTCCCTGTCTGGATGAGCCCGAGCTGCTCTTCTCAGAGGGCCCCGGGACTTCCCGACAAGCCCCAGAGCTCACTTTCCCAGCAGAGTCCTCCGAGTCTGCCTCTCAGCTTGGCTACTCCCAGGAGGAGGGAGGACCTTTTAAGACACCCCGTAAGGAGACACTGCCCATCTCCTCCACCCCAAGCAAATCTGTCCTCCCCGTGACCCCCGAATCCTGGAGGCTCACACCCCCAGCCAAAGGGGAGGGTCTAGACTTCAGCCCAGTACGAACCCCCCAGAGTGCCTTTGGGCCCCTGCCTGACTCCCTGGGGCTGACGGATCTCAGCACCACCCCACTGAAAAGTATCCCCCTCTTTGACTCACCCCGAGAGCTCCTCAATTCTGAGCCCTTTGACCTCACCTCTGACCCCTTCCGCAGCTGCTCCCCTTCAGATATGGAAGTCCCCAAGCCAGGTCCCCCCGAGCCACAGGTTGCCAGCCTTTCAGCCAACCGTTCTCTGACAGAAGGCCTGGTTCTGGATACAATGAATGACAGCCTCAGTAAGATCCTGCTGGACATCAGCTTCCCTGGCCTGGAGGAGGACCCACTGGGCCCTGACAGTGTCAGCTGGGCTCAGTTCATTCCTGAGCTGCGGTAG
- the FOXM1 gene encoding forkhead box protein M1 isoform X3, which produces MKTSPRRPLILKRRRLPLPVQNAPGETSEAEPKKAPAQQEPGQAQASKEVAESNSCKFPAGIKIINHPTMPDTQVVAVPNNANIQSIITALTAKGKESGSSGPNKFILISCGGAPTHPPGPQPQAQTSNDPNRTKVITNTLGPKPAARDVNLPRPPGALPGQRWESCAGGEAAGCTLDNSLTNIQWLGKMSSDGLGSCSIKQEVEEKENHHLEQSQVKVEEPPGASASWQDSMSERPPYSYMAMIQFAINSTERKRMTLKDIYTWIEDHFPYFKHIAKPGWKNSIRHNLSLHDMFVRETSANGKVSFWTIHPSANRFLTLDQVFKQQKRPNPELRRNVTIKTELPLGARRKMKPLLPRVSSYLVPIQFPVNQSLVLQPSVKVPLPLAASLMSSELARHSKRVRIAPKVLLADEGIAPLPTTGPVKDEELLLGEGLSPLLPVQSIKEEEIQPGEETPHLGRPIKVESPPLEEWPSPSPSVKEELSRSWEDSSHSPTPRPKKSYSGLKSPARCVSEMLVIKRRERREMSRSRRKQHLLPPCLDEPELLFSEGPGTSRQAPELTFPAESSESASQLGYSQEEGGPFKTPRKETLPISSTPSKSVLPVTPESWRLTPPAKGEGLDFSPVRTPQSAFGPLPDSLGLTDLSTTPLKSIPLFDSPRELLNSEPFDLTSDPFRSCSPSDMEVPKPGPPEPQVASLSANRSLTEGLVLDTMNDSLSKILLDISFPGLEEDPLGPDSVSWAQFIPELR; this is translated from the exons ATGAAAACTAGCCCCCGTCGGCCACTGATTCTCAAAAGACGGAGGCTGCCCCTTCCTGTTCAAAATGCCCCAGGTGAAACATCAGAAGCTGAGCCTAAGAAGGCCCCTGCCCAACAAGAGCCTGGTCAAGCGCAGGCCTCCAAGGAGGTGGCAGAGTCCAACTCTTGCAAGTTTCCGGCTGGGATCAAGATTATTAACCACCCCACCATGCCCGACACCCAAGTGGTGGCCGTCCCCAACAATGCCAATATCCAGAGCATCATCACAGCATTGACGGCCAAAGGAAAAGAGAGTGGCAGCAGTGGGCCCAACAAATTCATCCTCATCAGCTGTGGGGGAGCCCCCACTCACCCCCCaggaccccagcctcaagcccaaaCCAGCAATGATCCCAACAGGACAAAAGTGATCACCAACACCCTGGGACCAAAGCCTGCAGCTAGGGATGTGAATCTTCCTAGACCACCTGGAGCCCTTCCTGGGCAGAGATGGGAGAGCTGTG CTGGCGGTGAGGCAGCAGGCTGCACTCTCGACAACAGCTTGACCAACATCCAGTGGCTTGGAAAGATGAGCTCTGATGGACTGGGCTCCTGCAGCATCAAGCAagaggtggaggagaaggagaatcaTCACCTGGAGCAGAGTCAGGTTAAG GTTGAGGAACCCCCAGGAGCATCAGCATCCTGGCAGGACTCCATGTCTGAGCGGCCACCATACTCTTACATGGCCATGATACAATTCGCCATCAACAGCACCGAGAGGAAGCGCATGACCTTGAAAGACATCTACACTTGGATCGAGGACCACTTCCCTTATTTTAAACACATTGCCAAGCCAGGCTGGAAG aaTTCCATTCGCCACAACCTTTCCCTCCATGACATGTTTGTTCGGGAGACGTCTGCCAATGGCAAGGTCTCCTTTTGGACCATTCACCCCAGTGCCAATCGCTTCTTGACGTTGGACCAGGTGTTTAAG CAGCAGAAGCGACCCAATCCTGAGCTCCGCCGGAACGTGACCATCAAAACTGAACTCCCACTGGGCGCAC GGCGGAAGATGAAGCCACTGCTACCACGAGTCAGCTCGTACCTGGTGCCCATCCAGTTCCCAGTGAACCAGTCACTGGTCTTGCAGCCCTCGGTAAAGGTGCCATTGCCTCTGGCAGCTTCACTCATGAGCTCAGAGCTTGCCCGCCATAGCAAGCGAGTCCGTATTGCCCCCAAG GTGCTGCTGGCCGATGAGGGGATAGCCCCTCTGCCCACCACAGGACCAGTGAAAGACGAGGAACTCCTGCTTGGAGAAGGGCTGTCTCCTCTGCTTCCAGTTCAGTCCATCAAGGAGGAAGAAATCCAGCCTGGGGAGGAAACGCCACACCTAGGGAGGCCCATCAAAGTGGAGAGCCCACCCTTGGAAGAGTGGCCCTCGCCATCCCCATCTGTCAAAGAGGAGTTGTCTCGCTCCTGGGAGGATTCATCCCACTCCCCCACTCCAAGGCCCAAGAAATCCTACAGTGGGCTCAAGTCCCCAGCCCGGTGTGTCTCTGAAATGCTCGTGATTAAAcgaagggagaggagggagatgagCCGGTCTCGAAGGAAACAGCATCTACTGCCTCCCTGTCTGGATGAGCCCGAGCTGCTCTTCTCAGAGGGCCCCGGGACTTCCCGACAAGCCCCAGAGCTCACTTTCCCAGCAGAGTCCTCCGAGTCTGCCTCTCAGCTTGGCTACTCCCAGGAGGAGGGAGGACCTTTTAAGACACCCCGTAAGGAGACACTGCCCATCTCCTCCACCCCAAGCAAATCTGTCCTCCCCGTGACCCCCGAATCCTGGAGGCTCACACCCCCAGCCAAAGGGGAGGGTCTAGACTTCAGCCCAGTACGAACCCCCCAGAGTGCCTTTGGGCCCCTGCCTGACTCCCTGGGGCTGACGGATCTCAGCACCACCCCACTGAAAAGTATCCCCCTCTTTGACTCACCCCGAGAGCTCCTCAATTCTGAGCCCTTTGACCTCACCTCTGACCCCTTCCGCAGCTGCTCCCCTTCAGATATGGAAGTCCCCAAGCCAGGTCCCCCCGAGCCACAGGTTGCCAGCCTTTCAGCCAACCGTTCTCTGACAGAAGGCCTGGTTCTGGATACAATGAATGACAGCCTCAGTAAGATCCTGCTGGACATCAGCTTCCCTGGCCTGGAGGAGGACCCACTGGGCCCTGACAGTGTCAGCTGGGCTCAGTTCATTCCTGAGCTGCGGTAG
- the FOXM1 gene encoding forkhead box protein M1 isoform X2, with translation MKTSPRRPLILKRRRLPLPVQNAPGETSEAEPKKAPAQQEPGQAQASKEVAESNSCKFPAGIKIINHPTMPDTQVVAVPNNANIQSIITALTAKGKESGSSGPNKFILISCGGAPTHPPGPQPQAQTSNDPNRTKVITNTLGPKPAARDVNLPRPPGALPGQRWESCAGGEAAGCTLDNSLTNIQWLGKMSSDGLGSCSIKQEVEEKENHHLEQSQVEEPPGASASWQDSMSERPPYSYMAMIQFAINSTERKRMTLKDIYTWIEDHFPYFKHIAKPGWKNSIRHNLSLHDMFVRETSANGKVSFWTIHPSANRFLTLDQVFKPLDPGSPQSPEHLESQQKRPNPELRRNVTIKTELPLGARRKMKPLLPRVSSYLVPIQFPVNQSLVLQPSVKVPLPLAASLMSSELARHSKRVRIAPKVLLADEGIAPLPTTGPVKDEELLLGEGLSPLLPVQSIKEEEIQPGEETPHLGRPIKVESPPLEEWPSPSPSVKEELSRSWEDSSHSPTPRPKKSYSGLKSPARCVSEMLVIKRRERREMSRSRRKQHLLPPCLDEPELLFSEGPGTSRQAPELTFPAESSESASQLGYSQEEGGPFKTPRKETLPISSTPSKSVLPVTPESWRLTPPAKGEGLDFSPVRTPQSAFGPLPDSLGLTDLSTTPLKSIPLFDSPRELLNSEPFDLTSDPFRSCSPSDMEVPKPGPPEPQVASLSANRSLTEGLVLDTMNDSLSKILLDISFPGLEEDPLGPDSVSWAQFIPELR, from the exons ATGAAAACTAGCCCCCGTCGGCCACTGATTCTCAAAAGACGGAGGCTGCCCCTTCCTGTTCAAAATGCCCCAGGTGAAACATCAGAAGCTGAGCCTAAGAAGGCCCCTGCCCAACAAGAGCCTGGTCAAGCGCAGGCCTCCAAGGAGGTGGCAGAGTCCAACTCTTGCAAGTTTCCGGCTGGGATCAAGATTATTAACCACCCCACCATGCCCGACACCCAAGTGGTGGCCGTCCCCAACAATGCCAATATCCAGAGCATCATCACAGCATTGACGGCCAAAGGAAAAGAGAGTGGCAGCAGTGGGCCCAACAAATTCATCCTCATCAGCTGTGGGGGAGCCCCCACTCACCCCCCaggaccccagcctcaagcccaaaCCAGCAATGATCCCAACAGGACAAAAGTGATCACCAACACCCTGGGACCAAAGCCTGCAGCTAGGGATGTGAATCTTCCTAGACCACCTGGAGCCCTTCCTGGGCAGAGATGGGAGAGCTGTG CTGGCGGTGAGGCAGCAGGCTGCACTCTCGACAACAGCTTGACCAACATCCAGTGGCTTGGAAAGATGAGCTCTGATGGACTGGGCTCCTGCAGCATCAAGCAagaggtggaggagaaggagaatcaTCACCTGGAGCAGAGTCAG GTTGAGGAACCCCCAGGAGCATCAGCATCCTGGCAGGACTCCATGTCTGAGCGGCCACCATACTCTTACATGGCCATGATACAATTCGCCATCAACAGCACCGAGAGGAAGCGCATGACCTTGAAAGACATCTACACTTGGATCGAGGACCACTTCCCTTATTTTAAACACATTGCCAAGCCAGGCTGGAAG aaTTCCATTCGCCACAACCTTTCCCTCCATGACATGTTTGTTCGGGAGACGTCTGCCAATGGCAAGGTCTCCTTTTGGACCATTCACCCCAGTGCCAATCGCTTCTTGACGTTGGACCAGGTGTTTAAG CCACTGGACCCAGGGTCTCCACAATCGCCCGAGCACTTGGAATCA CAGCAGAAGCGACCCAATCCTGAGCTCCGCCGGAACGTGACCATCAAAACTGAACTCCCACTGGGCGCAC GGCGGAAGATGAAGCCACTGCTACCACGAGTCAGCTCGTACCTGGTGCCCATCCAGTTCCCAGTGAACCAGTCACTGGTCTTGCAGCCCTCGGTAAAGGTGCCATTGCCTCTGGCAGCTTCACTCATGAGCTCAGAGCTTGCCCGCCATAGCAAGCGAGTCCGTATTGCCCCCAAG GTGCTGCTGGCCGATGAGGGGATAGCCCCTCTGCCCACCACAGGACCAGTGAAAGACGAGGAACTCCTGCTTGGAGAAGGGCTGTCTCCTCTGCTTCCAGTTCAGTCCATCAAGGAGGAAGAAATCCAGCCTGGGGAGGAAACGCCACACCTAGGGAGGCCCATCAAAGTGGAGAGCCCACCCTTGGAAGAGTGGCCCTCGCCATCCCCATCTGTCAAAGAGGAGTTGTCTCGCTCCTGGGAGGATTCATCCCACTCCCCCACTCCAAGGCCCAAGAAATCCTACAGTGGGCTCAAGTCCCCAGCCCGGTGTGTCTCTGAAATGCTCGTGATTAAAcgaagggagaggagggagatgagCCGGTCTCGAAGGAAACAGCATCTACTGCCTCCCTGTCTGGATGAGCCCGAGCTGCTCTTCTCAGAGGGCCCCGGGACTTCCCGACAAGCCCCAGAGCTCACTTTCCCAGCAGAGTCCTCCGAGTCTGCCTCTCAGCTTGGCTACTCCCAGGAGGAGGGAGGACCTTTTAAGACACCCCGTAAGGAGACACTGCCCATCTCCTCCACCCCAAGCAAATCTGTCCTCCCCGTGACCCCCGAATCCTGGAGGCTCACACCCCCAGCCAAAGGGGAGGGTCTAGACTTCAGCCCAGTACGAACCCCCCAGAGTGCCTTTGGGCCCCTGCCTGACTCCCTGGGGCTGACGGATCTCAGCACCACCCCACTGAAAAGTATCCCCCTCTTTGACTCACCCCGAGAGCTCCTCAATTCTGAGCCCTTTGACCTCACCTCTGACCCCTTCCGCAGCTGCTCCCCTTCAGATATGGAAGTCCCCAAGCCAGGTCCCCCCGAGCCACAGGTTGCCAGCCTTTCAGCCAACCGTTCTCTGACAGAAGGCCTGGTTCTGGATACAATGAATGACAGCCTCAGTAAGATCCTGCTGGACATCAGCTTCCCTGGCCTGGAGGAGGACCCACTGGGCCCTGACAGTGTCAGCTGGGCTCAGTTCATTCCTGAGCTGCGGTAG